The genomic stretch TGTAAGTATAGAAACCACTTCTGTCCGTAGGCAGATGAAAAAAACGGTAGTGATTGATTCGAAATATCTGAGGGGATTTATAAAAAGCTACACCTCCCCCTGCCTGAGACATCATGGTATGAAAGGTACCGTTGGATAAATAGTTCATCCAAGGGGTGGGAGTGTTGTATTTATCAAAAATTATCTCTTTTCTCTCATTATGAAATTGATACATTCAGTTCTCCTTCAACACACCTTAACCATTCTCTGGCCATTAACTCATTACCTGCCATGGTCAGATGGATACCATCTGGGGACCAGTGTTTCACCGGTGCTTTCTTCAGGGCTTCCTCGAACATACTGCCAAAGGGTACAAAGATAGTCTGGTATTTCCCGGACAGAGCTTTTACGATGGCTCTTCTCTCCAGCATATGCTTATTCCATATCTCCCAGTTTTCAACGATATCTGCTGAATTTCCAGCTTCATTTATATCGGGTTTTAACAGAAAAGGCTCACAAAGCACAATCTTAGCCTGTGGTTTTGCCTGTTTTACCTCCTGCAGCATCCTGTCATAGACAAATTTAAATTTCTCTGCATCTGCACCCATATTCAGTCTTAAGGCATATCCGATATCATTTACTCCGCATAAGATGCTCAACACATCAAAGTCAATGTTTAAAGTATCTTCAATCCATCTGCCATAGAGATCAGAAATTCTGTTCCCGGCAATGGCTGTATTCTTAATCTGAATTCCCGGATAGTCGCACATTAAGCTGGCTCCCAGGAAATTAACATAACCGTCTCCCAAAATCCTGTTCTTGTCTTTTCCCTCTTTGTCTCTGTTTGCATCTGTAATGGAATCTCCCTGGAATAATATTGTTTTCATATAAAACTCCTTTCTCTGTGCTCTATCGCTTCAAAATCCCTCATGAAATAATCCCTATTTTACTATCACGTTTGCATACATATGGGCACTAGTAAGCGGCGTTACGGAATGAAATAAGGTATAAGGATATCTGTATTTCTTTACTTTAGCAGTTTGTGCCTCGATTTCCAGCCAGAAATTTTTCGCACCGGCTTCCAGTCCAAGCTCTTCAAACGGAATAGACGCAAAACCATCTCCCCCTCCGGGTATCTGGATTCTCTTTATTTCCTTAACCTTTGGTTCATTTTTGAATACCAGCGTAATTTCAAGGGGACAACGCAGCTGGGGAGCAAGCTCTAATCCCTGCATGCCATTTAACACTGCGGGAATCACTCCAAAATCCGTTTCTTCTACAGAAAATAATACCTCTTCTTCCCTCTTTGGAACCGGAACTGCTGTATATATTACAAGACTGTTGTTACTATCTTTTAAGATATCTGATTGCAGTAACAGTTTCCCCTTACAGACGGAAGCCTTCACCCCTTTGGTTCTTATGTTATAATAATTGATAAATTCCAGCTCAGGTGTTTCCTCCACATTCTCTGTTTCAGAAAGTATCCAGTCAAGAGGAAGGAACTTCCAGTCAAAGCTTACATCCACATCTTCTGCCTGTACTGCAAGAACATATTTACCAGGTGGAAGTTCTACCTCATACTCATAGCTTATCTTCTCTCCGGCTTCCAATACAAAGGCCTGTGGTTCTCTGTTATATTCACCGGTATGGGTCGGAGATATCTGCAGCCAGAAACTGTTTTTTTGTAGATTCTCTCCTGTGTTTTTAAGCTCTGCCTTTAGTTTTCCGCGATAACAGCCCTTACTTGTTAAGTGAAAATTCTCCGTAATCGTTAGTTTAGAATCAATGACCTGTATTTTAGGAGTCTCTTCCGGGTATTGAAAAATTACATTATCCACATACTCCATCGTAAGCAGCCCGCATTCCTTTTCATTGGTGGCAACTTTTCCAAGAATATTGATGTTATCAAAGGTGATATTACTGATACGGCTCTCCTCAGAAAAGCCCTGCAATCTGGATTTGGACAGAAGCCAGTCGATACCGGGATTTCCTATGTAATATATATCCTTGAAAGTAATATCTCTGATACTTCCCTTATCCTTATCTCTGTTCCAGACCGAATCCCTGATACGGATATCAAAGAGCTGTGCCCCCGGTGCATTCTCTATTCGAATGTTCTCAAAGCAGATATCAGAAACCTCCGCTCTGTCCCCATGATGAATTCCCATTAAAGGATATCCGGTTGGAGAATGGATGATATCAATGTTCTCAAAACGAACATTATGGATTTTTTCAGCCCGAAGCTCTACCCCTACCTCCAGAGGTCTCGCAAAGTCATTCCAGAGAATAGAGTCCCTAAAAGTTACATTATCCACATCACCGGTATTAAAAGCCTTTACAACAAAAGAATCATCCCATACTCTGGTAAAAATGTTCTGCACCAATACATTTCTGGAACCACAGATATCAATCCCATCCGAATTTCCACGGCAGCCAAAGATTTTTACATTATCAATGGTTACATTGTCACAGCCGAATATCCTCAAACTCCAGTCATTGCTGTCGGTAATGGTAATATCACTGATGCTTACTGCTTTGCAATGAAGAACATCAATGCAGCGTTGATAGACATTTCTCATTTCAAGTGGATATTTCTCCATACTGATAGTCCCGTAACCACAGATTGTAAGGTGGCTGCACTGGTTAAATTCCATCTTGCCGTTTAGAAAGGCTCCTTCTTCCAGATAGATAATGGTATTATCTCTTTCAAATCGGAGGACGTCCACTGTATGGATTCCCGGCCCGTAATAAACTACATTGTCTGCATCTTTGTTAAAACCTTCATACTTTATGGCTTCCGCAAAGACAATAAGGTTGTTATAAAAGCTTCCATTTATCTCCACAGAGAACTTTTTAGGTTCTTCCAGATGAAGAAAAATCTCATGGTCGTTGAAACGATAATCAACCCCTAAGCTAAGCGGCCTTATGATTACACTTTGGAGAGGCGTTTCGGATTGAATGCGTATATCAACAGGTTCTTTCATTGTAAATTGTGTATACTCACTGACCTGTACTTCGTTATAGGGCGTGGGAAATATATGTGTTGTTTTGATTTCAATATTTTCATTATTCACAAAGACGGTATAATTCATTTATAAGTCCTTCCTTACGGGTATACTTAAGCTAACCAAAGTCCTGTTACATCTATTATTTGAACGCCAAATTAATGTGCCTGCAAAACCTTCTATACATACAGCCGGTACCACTATCTTTTCATAAAGCTGATTACTTGAAACCCCAGACAACAATTACAACATCATCACCGGGATTAACCTTATAAATTAATACTCAGCCACAACCATCTGATGCAGCTCAAGCTTTGGTACCTTAAATTCTACGCTTTCCTTCTTCTGTATATATTTCAGCTCAATTTCTCCGGGAGCAAGATATATCCGCTTAATCTCTTCTGTACAATTTAACCGCACCTCAATTTCATAAAGGGGCTGTATATCTTCTATTACCTCTGTATTCTTTCCTCGTTTAACCGGAACTCCATACAACAAATGGACAACATAACGACTCTTTTGCTTTGTCAGGGTAACGATTCCTTGGGCAGGGAGGGAGGTTCTGACAGCTGCCTTATCATTGAGCAGCTGGTCAAGAGCATATTGAACCATACGCTTTAGAATAAGACTTCCTGCAGTCGCATAATCCCCGAATACCTCCCAGGATATATAGATGCCATCCTTCCCGCTAACCATTCCAGGTCCGGCTTTTTCATTCCTTGCCGGAGAATGCAGGTGAGAACAAAAGGCAGCAGCTGTTCTGTTAAAATAAGGATTCTCCCTGCTGCCAAGTTCTTTTCCTGAAACCATCTCTATCGCATAACCCTGGGAATACATAACAAAAGCTGATGTATCAAGGTCTTCTATAGTAAATCCAGGTCGGAAGTAGTCCGGACGGAATTCATTCTCTCTCAGATAACGAATACCAAAGTCCAGCTGGAAATCTGTCTTTTCACTATTTAAGCCTGAGCTTCCAGTGGCCAGAAGTTTACCTCCTTGTACCACATATTGCTCCAGCTTTTCCTTCAGTTTGGTCTCCAGTAATATAATATCCGGCAAAACGAGCAAAGAATATCTGGTGAAATCCTCTTCTTCATCAATAACATGAAACAGATAATGTCCCTCCAGAAGAATCCTGGCGGCCCCGATATCTGCCAATTTAGCGGCTTCTGCTAAAGCTCTGTCATGAAAACCGCTCTTTTCTATAACCGCCTCCGCAGACAGTACTCCAATATCTGCAAGGTTTTCTGCCTTTAGAAGCCAGGGTTCCTTAAGGCTTAATTCCTCATAGGCTTTACCTATTAAAGAATAAGTAGCCATATCCATCTCTCCCGACGGATGCAGCTGGTCTCCGATAGAGACTCCCGCTCCATTCGCGATAGAAAGAGAGGCTTCATACCTGAGGGCATTAGGATGCTTAAAACCTCCGAATTCTCCCCAGGACTGATGGAATTTCCCTGTCATACCAAGATACTCCATACCAAGCGTCCTGGCATAAGCAGCGGACAGCGGAAAATGATCATATCCCCAACCACCAGTAGGCAGGCTTTCCAGTTCCAGATGACTGTTCATATAAGCCAAATCTCTTCTGCCCCGTCTTATATGCCCTCCGTTATGAAATACCGGCAAGCCCGGTTTTACACTGTCAATGGTCTCTCTTACCCGCATTGCATATTTGGCATATACTCTTTCTGCCAGGGTCATAACATCCGCCTCTTTAAAGGGGTCCATTCCCTCCTGCTCCATAGTTTCTCTGCAATGCCTGCAATAGCAGGGTTGGACTCCTATAATATCTAAGAAGATGCCATCAGCTTCGTAATTCTCACATACTTCTTTTATCTGTTCCAGCAAATAATCCAGATACGGTGTATTTATACATAATTTATGATAACCCGGCTCCAGAAAGCTTTTGGTCCACAACATGGAATCGTCTTTCATTCTGACAATCCACTCCGGATGCCTGCGTGCAATTTTTTCATCAAACCCTGCAGACAGGTATACTGGTGTCTTTACCCCTAACTCATGTGCCGCACTTATTTGCGCTCCCAAAAGGTCAAAGTTAAGATTGGGATGTATTTCATTGGCCCTGGAAGGATGATAGGCCCAGCCGTGATGGCATTTAGAAAATAGTGTTATGGAGCTTACACAACCTTTCTTTAAGGCTTCCTGAAACTGTTCTTTGCTGAACTTTTCCCCGATTCCTTCTATCTTTTCACTGGTGTGAAAGTCCAGATGTACTTGCCTGTATTTCATATTTATTTCACCTCATTTTCTCATGTCTGCAGCTACCCTACGAAAGCTGTTCTTAACGGTATCACTACTGACACTTCCCTGAAAACTCCCTGATTCAATCACTTTTTATTTGTCCAGTAAATACGTGAGGCAGCATAACCGCTCCCTCATTAACAAGCCTCCTTCCATGTCTGTAGATATCAGAACACGGAAGAAGGTTGAATTAAACTAAAAACTTCTCAGAGCTCTTTGCTGTTGATTACAGCTTCCCTTCCATATTATTTGGAAGCTCTCCATTCATCAATCTGGCGTTGAATCTCTTTTGTCACCACATCATCACCTGCTTTAATCAGCTTAGTGACAAAATCTTTGTAAAGCGCATCTGCATCAGGCGCAGCACCGGAGTTTAAGGTAGTCTTATATTCGCCGATTACAGCATTTACCTGTGCAAGCTCTGTTTTAATTGGATCGGTATCCAGTGTAAAGCCTTTCAGCTTTGATGGAGCTGCATCTGCATTTACCTGACGGATGAAATCACTCTGCAAGGTAAGAGGTTTGTTCTCCATGTAAATCTCGTAACCGTTAAAGATATTACCGATAGCCCAGTTGTATTGACCGTAAGGGCTGTCAGCGGTAGGCTGTGAAGTATAACCGATAGGCTGGATTTCTTTGTCATTGATCTTATTGTAGTGCTTTCCTTCAATACCATAAACCATTAAGTTATAGAGGTCTTTCCCTTTTTCTGTGTTCATTAATTCGATTAACTGCATCGCTCTTTCCGGATTCTTGGAATTAGAGGATATAGCCATGTTGGTAGCTGCTGCTGCATAAGGAATATAGTGAGAATTGTCAAAAGGAATCTTTACATAAGCGGTTGAACCAGCTGCTTCACTTGTTGCGATTTCAGATTCTGTGGGATAATAACCCTGACCTACCAGGTAGTTACCGCCACCGCGCACTTCATAAATTTCCTGTGATACATTATCAGCCGTTAAGATATCCTTTCTGATGTAACCCTTCTGGTACCAGTCGGAATATTCCTTTACGAAAGTCTCATATTCAGGTGTTCTGTAAAGATTGACAGGTGTATAATCGTCGCTGTAAATATCGATTTTATAAGGATTTAAGATCCACTCATAACCTTTTTCCACGTGATCTGCAAAACCGAAGACACCTTTTTGTAAATCGCCGCCGTCTTTTATCATCACGATATATTTCTCAAGTTCATCCCATAATTCCTGGTCCATCTTCTGATGGGAACCGAATAATTCTGCCAATTGCTCCACATTAATCTGATCTTTGTATTTCTCATAAATCTTTATGGGAAATTGTAAAGTGGATACATAAGAAACCATCTGCTGCATGTTGGGTATGCTGTAAAGCTTTCCATCCACTCTTGATTTATCCAGGATGTTTTCAGGAATTTCCTTTAACAGGGAAGGTGCATACTCTTCCATCAGTTTGTCAAGCTCCATATAGGAACCTTTTCGTACTTCCGTTACATATGGAACCATCCAGCCATGCCATACGATATCGACATTTTCCTGGGAAGCACTAATCAGTTTCCATTTCTCTGCATAATCTGCTGAGGTGATACCCTCAAACTTAACGGTAGTACCAGGCAGATATTTCTGAAGTTCTTCGTTGAATTTGTTCCATACCTCCTGCGCATCTTTCTGCTCGCCCGGACTTAAGAATACCCATTTCAAGGTTACCGGTTCCGCTTCCTTTTCCGGTTCTTTTGTACCGGTAGGCTCACTCTGCTCTGCATTTGTTTCTTTTGTTCCGCTGTTATTATCCGGCGTATTGCTGCTGCCCTTGCAACCTGTCAGGATAATGGAAAACATAAGACAGATTACAACGAAAACTCTCATTCTTTTTAACATAAAATACCCTCCTTTTAATATGTAAACCTCTATTCTTTTACCGCACCTACCGTTAAACCTTTTGCAAAATACTTCTGAAAGAACGGAAAGATGATAAGCATTGGTCCAGCTGCAACAATACACAATGCAAATCTTATAGTCTCAGAAGGAAGCTGGGTCAGATTGATACTGATTCCTGCTACCGGCGAACTCTCTGCCATGTCTTTGATAAACTGTACTTCTCTTAATATCTGCTGCAGCAGATACTGTAACGAAAATAACTCCTTGCTTCTGATATAAATCAAAGCAGTATTCCAGTCATTCCACCTGGCCAGTAGATTCAATAATGAAACTGTGGCAATAACC from Anaerocolumna sp. AGMB13020 encodes the following:
- a CDS encoding ABC transporter substrate-binding protein; the protein is MLKRMRVFVVICLMFSIILTGCKGSSNTPDNNSGTKETNAEQSEPTGTKEPEKEAEPVTLKWVFLSPGEQKDAQEVWNKFNEELQKYLPGTTVKFEGITSADYAEKWKLISASQENVDIVWHGWMVPYVTEVRKGSYMELDKLMEEYAPSLLKEIPENILDKSRVDGKLYSIPNMQQMVSYVSTLQFPIKIYEKYKDQINVEQLAELFGSHQKMDQELWDELEKYIVMIKDGGDLQKGVFGFADHVEKGYEWILNPYKIDIYSDDYTPVNLYRTPEYETFVKEYSDWYQKGYIRKDILTADNVSQEIYEVRGGGNYLVGQGYYPTESEIATSEAAGSTAYVKIPFDNSHYIPYAAAATNMAISSNSKNPERAMQLIELMNTEKGKDLYNLMVYGIEGKHYNKINDKEIQPIGYTSQPTADSPYGQYNWAIGNIFNGYEIYMENKPLTLQSDFIRQVNADAAPSKLKGFTLDTDPIKTELAQVNAVIGEYKTTLNSGAAPDADALYKDFVTKLIKAGDDVVTKEIQRQIDEWRASK
- a CDS encoding SGNH/GDSL hydrolase family protein → MKTILFQGDSITDANRDKEGKDKNRILGDGYVNFLGASLMCDYPGIQIKNTAIAGNRISDLYGRWIEDTLNIDFDVLSILCGVNDIGYALRLNMGADAEKFKFVYDRMLQEVKQAKPQAKIVLCEPFLLKPDINEAGNSADIVENWEIWNKHMLERRAIVKALSGKYQTIFVPFGSMFEEALKKAPVKHWSPDGIHLTMAGNELMAREWLRCVEGELNVSIS
- a CDS encoding glycosyl hydrolase family 28 protein, with translation MNYTVFVNNENIEIKTTHIFPTPYNEVQVSEYTQFTMKEPVDIRIQSETPLQSVIIRPLSLGVDYRFNDHEIFLHLEEPKKFSVEINGSFYNNLIVFAEAIKYEGFNKDADNVVYYGPGIHTVDVLRFERDNTIIYLEEGAFLNGKMEFNQCSHLTICGYGTISMEKYPLEMRNVYQRCIDVLHCKAVSISDITITDSNDWSLRIFGCDNVTIDNVKIFGCRGNSDGIDICGSRNVLVQNIFTRVWDDSFVVKAFNTGDVDNVTFRDSILWNDFARPLEVGVELRAEKIHNVRFENIDIIHSPTGYPLMGIHHGDRAEVSDICFENIRIENAPGAQLFDIRIRDSVWNRDKDKGSIRDITFKDIYYIGNPGIDWLLSKSRLQGFSEESRISNITFDNINILGKVATNEKECGLLTMEYVDNVIFQYPEETPKIQVIDSKLTITENFHLTSKGCYRGKLKAELKNTGENLQKNSFWLQISPTHTGEYNREPQAFVLEAGEKISYEYEVELPPGKYVLAVQAEDVDVSFDWKFLPLDWILSETENVEETPELEFINYYNIRTKGVKASVCKGKLLLQSDILKDSNNSLVIYTAVPVPKREEEVLFSVEETDFGVIPAVLNGMQGLELAPQLRCPLEITLVFKNEPKVKEIKRIQIPGGGDGFASIPFEELGLEAGAKNFWLEIEAQTAKVKKYRYPYTLFHSVTPLTSAHMYANVIVK
- a CDS encoding alpha-amylase family protein, with protein sequence MKYRQVHLDFHTSEKIEGIGEKFSKEQFQEALKKGCVSSITLFSKCHHGWAYHPSRANEIHPNLNFDLLGAQISAAHELGVKTPVYLSAGFDEKIARRHPEWIVRMKDDSMLWTKSFLEPGYHKLCINTPYLDYLLEQIKEVCENYEADGIFLDIIGVQPCYCRHCRETMEQEGMDPFKEADVMTLAERVYAKYAMRVRETIDSVKPGLPVFHNGGHIRRGRRDLAYMNSHLELESLPTGGWGYDHFPLSAAYARTLGMEYLGMTGKFHQSWGEFGGFKHPNALRYEASLSIANGAGVSIGDQLHPSGEMDMATYSLIGKAYEELSLKEPWLLKAENLADIGVLSAEAVIEKSGFHDRALAEAAKLADIGAARILLEGHYLFHVIDEEEDFTRYSLLVLPDIILLETKLKEKLEQYVVQGGKLLATGSSGLNSEKTDFQLDFGIRYLRENEFRPDYFRPGFTIEDLDTSAFVMYSQGYAIEMVSGKELGSRENPYFNRTAAAFCSHLHSPARNEKAGPGMVSGKDGIYISWEVFGDYATAGSLILKRMVQYALDQLLNDKAAVRTSLPAQGIVTLTKQKSRYVVHLLYGVPVKRGKNTEVIEDIQPLYEIEVRLNCTEEIKRIYLAPGEIELKYIQKKESVEFKVPKLELHQMVVAEY